TATGCCCATAAAATTGTCCAATCCAGGCCAAAGCAAAAACACTAAGCGAGAAGATCCATAGCGGAACAAATTGCGAGATATAATAATTGACAATTAGGCAAAGCAGAGAAAAAATGGCAATTTTAGCAGCCATTGCAATGGATAATCGGATGTAAAAAACGAGAACAAAAAGCAAAACGAGAAATGCCCAATTTTCAACAATAGGCATGTTTAATTGTAATGCATTGGATATTATCGTACTCGGAATACTCATAAGTAAACCAACAATCGAAAAGTAAATAGCAGGGACACAAATATAATGTATCGCTTTGTTTTTTGGGTTCTGATGACTTACGGCATATTCTGCAAACCATTGATCTAATGTTCTCATTTTTGTGGTTTTAAGGTTAGATGCGTAAATCTAATGAAATTTCTTTTAGGTTTTACTGTGCTGTATTTTCATTATTTCATCGACAATAGCAATGGCTTTTTCTAATGTAATTCCGTTTTCTTGATCTATCGTCAAAGGATGATTTTCTTCGATCATTTTTATTTCTGGAATTAGTCCTAAACCTTGTTCAATTGCAATCGATTTTAAAGATAAAGTTTTGCCATAGGTAGGCACGTTGGTCTGCATCCAGCCAAAATAAGGTTCTTGATTTACTCGGTTTGGATCTTCCCATAAATCCATTCGTAAACAAAAATTATCTTCACTTATTGTAGTCCATACATTAAAAACCAAATCTTCATGATAATCTATAATCGGAATAGTTAATCTGCCACGATGAAAAAAATGTTCTTCATCAATGTAATACCAGCTTCCTCCGTATTCAATTCTTTGTTCTCTTTCTTCGGGCGGAATGTTAAAATAATAAGCAGGAAATTCATTTCCAAAACACAAAGGCATTTCATCAAAAACCTCTCCGCAGCAAGAACATTTGTAGGTATACATTTTTTAATTTTTTAAAGAATCAACTTTTTGGTTATACTGAAAAACATTATCCCATAATTCGTCAATGGCAACAAGTGCTTCATGGAGCCGAATGACATTCCATTTTCCGTTAGTTTCTATTCCTAAACCAATGCTTTTTAATTTTAATAAAGCATCGTTTACATCAAAATCCAAATCGGTATTTAGTTTGGTTTTAAACCAAGATTCTATTTGATTGTCTAGCTCTTCGGCGGTTAAAGATTTTTCACTTTCGTGCAAAAAAGTATAAGCGAGAATCGTTTCTTTTAAAGCTTCTTCTTCAGAAGAGTTTAATAAAGAATAGAAAGCCCCGCTGTTGTTTCCGACATTCTTAAAATACAAGCTGTCTGAAAGTGTTTTAGAATATCGGATTTTTTTGTTTATAAAATTGTTGTATTGACGGAAACAGTATGCTCCTAAAATTCCAAGCGCAATTAAACCTTGATTTAAAGAAGTTTTACTGTTTAAGAGATCGATTGTTTCGCCTGTTTGATAAGCTTCGTACATATTAATTAGAGCAGGAATCACTTTGGCACTTAATAGAGAAAGCCCACCAAAAACACCCGGAACCCAAAGCAATAGTTTATCCTTCAAAGACATTTTCGGAATGGCATTTGGAAAAACCGTTTCGAGATCATTCTTAGGAACACGTTTAAAGATCTTTAATGCAATAGAACCTGGATCGATTGGCATTTTGCCCAATTTGACTTTCTTTTCTTTAAGGTAATCTGCATCGCTGTAATTTAGGTAAATAAGAACACGATCGTAATATTCAATCTCAACTTCTTTAGTCCAGAAAAAATATTTTTTGACTTTTTCTTTTGCTTTATGATGCCCGCGCGCGTAGAGTTCAAAATCTTTAAAAGCATTAAAATCAATAGCAAGATTCAGACCCACCAAATCAGATTCGTTAAAGGCTTCGTCTAATGCTGCCTGATTGATTCTGTAGTAATTGCCACGCTCTAAAACTTTAAGAAGTGTTTCTTTAAAAACAGGAAAACTGCTTTTATTGATAAATTGCTCCCGTTCTTTTTCACTTAAATCTGGATCATAAAGTGCATAATGCTGTTTTAGATTTCGATTAAGATTAAAAGATTCGTAATGATAATAATGTTCGATGATTTCGAACAATTTCTTAAAATCGCTAGCCTTTTCTGGATTTTCGGCAAAAGCTGAAATTTGCTGTTCCAGTAAGAATTCTTTATTGAATGGAATATAATGTTCTCTAGTCATTTGGACTTTAATTTCGTGGCATTTACAGAACGCAAAAGTACTGCTTTTTTTTTAGGCGCAAAGAGGCAAAGAGACAGAGAACCTACCGTTCCTCAGGATGGCAAACAAAAAAAAGTGAAATTTCCAATCGGTACCAGCGATTTGAAATCCCACTTTCTGTTCCAAAAAAAAAGTGACAAAAAATTAAGAAGCTTTCTCCAAAGCTTTTTAGAAACTAAAAATTATTTACTACAAAATTACCACTAAATAAAATGGTGGCTATAGGTGTTTTTACCTGTTTTTGTAAACGGTTGTAGATTTTGAGTAGCTGAGCCGCAAATGTTATTCTATTACCGTTTTCTTTAGTTCGATTACGCCTTGAATGTATTTTATTAATTCTTCTTTGGTTACAGCAAAAGGAGCTTTTTCTGCCTCGAATTTTAAATACAAATTGGCAATGCTTTCGGCATCAAGATTTTCAGTAAGGTGATGATGTTCTGAATATTGTATAAGATGATCTACAAAAAGTTCACGTAGTTTTCCTTTTTCGACAGTTTCAGGATCGCCTTCTTTTATTTTTTCGATTACAGATTCTGGTAAATCGATTGTGAGATACATACAATCGACAGAAACTTTTGAAAGCATTTCTTTTGGGACTCTTCCTGTTGCATCGCAATAGGCGCATGGTGCAGGAACCCATTTCAATTGTCGGTTTAAACGGCGGATATCATCCCAATCAACAAATCTTTTTCCAAGGCATCTTGGACATTTTACAGTAGATCTTTTAAAAAGATTAAAAATGGACATTGGTTCTTAAATAGCTTAAGGGGTTGGTTTGCGGCGAATTTAAAGAATTAAGTAGGAAAAGTTGCTTTAATCTATACTTTTTTTAAGAAAAGAATTAACAAAATTGCAAATTTGTATATTTTGAGAGACGATTAGAAGTAGAAAAAAAATAGTTTCGGTAACAATATTAGGCGATGACAAAAACGAAAGAAATCATTTTTTGTTTTCAATTAAAATAAGATGATATGGTTATTAAACAAAAACGACATTAAAAATATAGAAAAAATCTCACTTTATTTCTTGTAAATTTGATAGAAAGTTCATTAAAGAAAATAATAATTACATATGGAACATATAAAAACTTCAAAGCTTCAAAATTTTATTCGAATATTTTTGGGATTGTTTATGATAACAGCTGCTATCGGACATTTTACTTTTCAGAGAACAGATTTTCAGGCACAGGTTCCCAATTGGGTTCCTCTGGACAAAGATTTAGTAGTTATACTTTCTGGAATTGTCGAAATTTCTTTAGGTTTGGCAATGGTATTTTTAACCCAATACAAAGTGAAAGTTGGAATAACGCTGGCTATATTTTACGTTTTAGTTTTCTCAGGAAATATAGCGCAATACCTAAACGGAACTTCTGCCTTTGGACTCGACACAGATCAGGCGCGTTTAATACGATTGTTTTTTCAACCCGTTTTAATTTTTCTGGCTTTATGGTCAACTGGGGCGATTGCTGCGTTGTTTAGAAATAAGAAATAACTGGGAGCTTTTCAAAAATTATTTATTATCCAAATTGACCAATTATCTCATTGGCAAATTGTTTAGCAGAATCTGATACTTTCTTCCCACAGGAATAATATCGCCATTAGACATCGTAAGATTTTTGGTCGTAACAGCAGAAATTTTAGTGGTATTTACAATATAAGATCTGTGAACTTGTACAAAATGCGCACAATCAATTTCGGCGCTTATACTCGCAAGCGAACCGTAAATAACAATAGGAGATTTTAATTTGCAGTTGTAGAGTTTCATGTAATTGCCTAGACTTTCGATGTATAAAATATCAGAAAGAGGCGTTTCAATTATTTGTCCGTTGGAGCGGTAAGAAAGCACTTTTTCGTCGGTGCTGTTTTCTTTTTTAAGGTTATTTCCAGAATGATACGTTTTGGCTTTTTCTATTGCCTTTGAGAATTTATCAAACGAAATGGGTTTCATTAAATAATCGATAGCATCGTTTTGGTAGGCCGAAAGTGCAAAATCAGAATAAGCGGTTGTGACAATCGTGAGCGGGCGATTGGGTTGCAGCTCCATTAATTCTACACCCGAAATTACAGGCATATTAATGTCGAGAAAAATAATATCGTATTGGTTTTCGTTGAGCAGTTTTATGGCTTCCATACCGTTAAAAGCGCTTCCAGAATGTTCCAGTTCGTCAAATTTTGAAATGTGCGAAATCAGGGCCTTGTGTGCCGGCGATTCGTCATCAATTATCAGACAGCGGTAGGTAAGTGCCATATGGTCAATTTTACGGTAAATATATTTTTATCTTTTTTACAGCTCAAATTGTGTTTTAAGCCATAAACTTCCAAACGTCTTTTTAGATTTTCAATTCCGATTCCTGTGCTCGAAAGTCGCGAACCCGAATCGAGATAATTGTTTTTTAATGTAAAAATAACGCCTCGGCATTGTACTTTCAAATCTAGATTGATAAACGGCTCTATTGTTTCGGCAGAAAACTTGACAGCATTTTCAACCAAAGGCAGAAAAAACAAAGGCGGAATCTCAATTTGACCATGCAGACCTTCAATGTTTTGTGTTACAGCGAGCCTTTCGTTTCTAAAGGTATAATATTCGATATATTTTTTAATAAAGGCGATTTCTTCTTCCATAGAAACAAAATCTTTTTTAGAAGCTTCAATTTGGTAGCGCAGCATGTCTGAAAGATTTAGGATTCGATCAGGAACTTTGTCTGGTTCTGCAAGGGCTTCTCCATAAAGATTATTCATTGCATTCAGTAAAAAATGCGGATTCAGCTGCTGTTTTAAAAAAGAAAGCTCAGACTTAAAATTCATAATGTCTTTATCAGCCTGACTCATTTTTTTGCTAATAACAATATGCAGGAAATAAAAAAAGCAGCCGTTTATGACCAGTGATACAATTTGAAGGGTTTTTAGATTTCCTAACTCCACAAGCGGAAGGAACCAGTTCATGAAGAAATAAAAGCAAGTCCAATAGATTGCTAGAAGCGTAAAAAAGATTTTGAACCTTTTATGAAATAAAAAAGGCTTAATGATACAAATATTAAAAATCGTAATCCAGACGATACAAGGAAAATAGCCCATGGCAATTTTACCGAGAATATAAGACCAGCTATGTCTGTCGAGTCTGACTTCGTCGTAAATACAGGCGAAAATGACTAAATAAACAAGTGTGTTTACAATTAGGTTTCGTAGAAAAAAGTTCTGGTAGATTTTTGCAATTGTCATAGTGGCAAAAATAATACAATCGTATAGTTTGTAGGTCTTTATCGAGAAAAATTTATACCAACGCCATTCGTATAAATCATACGCCATTGGTATAAAATTGCTGTTAAAATAGCGACTTCTCCTTTATTTTTGAATTCGAATTTCTAATCTCTTTTTAATAAAAAATAAAAATGTACCAGTTTAAAGAATTAAAAGATACCGATATGGTCGTGGAGATTTTTAAAACAAATGTTCAGAAAGAATCTGATCGAGACTATGTTGTCAACATGATGCAAAAGCAGTTTCCAGAATGCAAAATTAATTTTGATTTGGAAGATTGTGATAAGATATTAAGAATTGAAGGTTTTGATTTACAGTACGATAGTGTTGTGAGGCATGTT
The Flavobacterium humidisoli DNA segment above includes these coding regions:
- a CDS encoding DUF962 domain-containing protein, with amino-acid sequence MRTLDQWFAEYAVSHQNPKNKAIHYICVPAIYFSIVGLLMSIPSTIISNALQLNMPIVENWAFLVLLFVLVFYIRLSIAMAAKIAIFSLLCLIVNYYISQFVPLWIFSLSVFALAWIGQFYGHNIEGKKPSFLKDLQFLLIGPAWVVENLFSKK
- a CDS encoding TMEM143 family protein, translating into MTREHYIPFNKEFLLEQQISAFAENPEKASDFKKLFEIIEHYYHYESFNLNRNLKQHYALYDPDLSEKEREQFINKSSFPVFKETLLKVLERGNYYRINQAALDEAFNESDLVGLNLAIDFNAFKDFELYARGHHKAKEKVKKYFFWTKEVEIEYYDRVLIYLNYSDADYLKEKKVKLGKMPIDPGSIALKIFKRVPKNDLETVFPNAIPKMSLKDKLLLWVPGVFGGLSLLSAKVIPALINMYEAYQTGETIDLLNSKTSLNQGLIALGILGAYCFRQYNNFINKKIRYSKTLSDSLYFKNVGNNSGAFYSLLNSSEEEALKETILAYTFLHESEKSLTAEELDNQIESWFKTKLNTDLDFDVNDALLKLKSIGLGIETNGKWNVIRLHEALVAIDELWDNVFQYNQKVDSLKN
- a CDS encoding sensor histidine kinase, with translation MSQADKDIMNFKSELSFLKQQLNPHFLLNAMNNLYGEALAEPDKVPDRILNLSDMLRYQIEASKKDFVSMEEEIAFIKKYIEYYTFRNERLAVTQNIEGLHGQIEIPPLFFLPLVENAVKFSAETIEPFINLDLKVQCRGVIFTLKNNYLDSGSRLSSTGIGIENLKRRLEVYGLKHNLSCKKDKNIFTVKLTIWHLPTAV
- a CDS encoding DUF2199 domain-containing protein; protein product: MYTYKCSCCGEVFDEMPLCFGNEFPAYYFNIPPEEREQRIEYGGSWYYIDEEHFFHRGRLTIPIIDYHEDLVFNVWTTISEDNFCLRMDLWEDPNRVNQEPYFGWMQTNVPTYGKTLSLKSIAIEQGLGLIPEIKMIEENHPLTIDQENGITLEKAIAIVDEIMKIQHSKT
- a CDS encoding LytR/AlgR family response regulator transcription factor, whose translation is MALTYRCLIIDDESPAHKALISHISKFDELEHSGSAFNGMEAIKLLNENQYDIIFLDINMPVISGVELMELQPNRPLTIVTTAYSDFALSAYQNDAIDYLMKPISFDKFSKAIEKAKTYHSGNNLKKENSTDEKVLSYRSNGQIIETPLSDILYIESLGNYMKLYNCKLKSPIVIYGSLASISAEIDCAHFVQVHRSYIVNTTKISAVTTKNLTMSNGDIIPVGRKYQILLNNLPMR